From the genome of Biomphalaria glabrata chromosome 1, xgBioGlab47.1, whole genome shotgun sequence, one region includes:
- the LOC106068682 gene encoding uncharacterized protein LOC106068682: MTRFKLSLLLILTCSCTTFAEKALSENLFTFFSMLNGYYSNKVQLVVDELDAEVEDEHDGINAIWRPVPIAALPDDWTFYVEQSVNGVVNRMHIVVFSEDEYGVIHGQVLNVKQPIDYKPKQYEYADLTNVELESEPSPPECELLFTGLEKNVIVGSYPDCISKNNRKTPAPYSFTVTCHAFTSFVCSPSTFESFARLPYIFYKKRRYELPAQWTEGINFTVPCNF; this comes from the exons ATGACCAGATTCAAACTGTCCCTGTTACTCATCTTGACGTGCAGTTGCACGACATTTGCAGAAAAAG CACTGTCAGAGAATCTCTTCACCTTCTTCAGCATGCTCAACGGCTACTACAGCAACAAAGTTCAGCTAGTTGTGGATGAACTAGATGCTGAGGTGGAAGATGAACACGACGGTATCAACGCCATCTGGAGACCCGTGCCAATAGCAGCTTTGCCCGAT GATTGGACTTTTTATGTGGAGCAGTCCGTCAATGGAGTTGTTAACAGAATGCATATCGTGGTCTTTTCCGAAGATGAGTACGGAGTTATTCACGGTCAGGTGTTAAATGTTAAACAGCCAATTGATTACAA GCCAAAGCAATATGAATATGCAGACCTGACCAATGTTGAGTTGGAGTCTGAGCCGTCACCACCCGAGTGTGAACTTTTGTTTACAGGACTGGAAAAGAACGTCATTGTGGGAAGTTACCCAGATTGTATATCGAAGAATAATCGTAAA ACCCCCGCCCCTTACAGCTTTACAGTCACGTGTCATGCATTCACATCCTTCGTCTGCAGTCCTTCAACCTTTGAGAGTTTCGCCAGGCTGCCCTATATTTTCTACAAAAAACGAAG ATATGAACTTCCGGCCCAGTGGACCGAGGGAATTAACTTCACAGTTCCTTGTAACTTTTAA